Proteins encoded within one genomic window of Aquarana catesbeiana isolate 2022-GZ linkage group LG03, ASM4218655v1, whole genome shotgun sequence:
- the LRRTM4 gene encoding leucine-rich repeat transmembrane neuronal protein 4 isoform X2, whose product MGFQLINQLKGMSLTLLLLPVLTVVIVVGAQKTCPKNCRCDGKIVYCESHAFKDIPQNISGGSQGLSLRYNSIQKLKSNQFSGLNQLVWLYLDHNYINSVDEDAFQGIRRLKELILSSNKITNLANTTFHPVPNLRNLDLSYNKLQMLQSEQFKGLRKLLSLHLRSNSLKTVPVRVFQDCRNMEFLDVGYNRLRSLSRNAFAGLLKLKELHLEHNQFSKVNFAHFPRLFNLHSLYLQWNRIRSISQGLSWTWSALHNLDLSGNDIQSIEPGTFQCLPNLQKLNLDSNKLTNVTQETINAWISLTSITLSGNMWECSKTICPLVFWLKNFKGNKETTMICAGPKHIQGEKVIDAVETYNICNETPVLVTERAYQTTKAPPKPQFVPKPTVYKLESVPPTLYTPSPSSGLQTPMAEQEYEHVSFHKIIAGSVALFLSVAMILLVIYVSWKRYPASMKQLQQSSMMKRRRKKARESERQISSPLQEYYVDYKPSNTEPMDVLVNGSGPCTYTISGSRECEARYSQVSTVQASLC is encoded by the exons ATGG GGTTCCAACTGATTAATCAGCTGAAAGGCATGAGTTTAACGCTGCTCCTGTTACCCGTGCTCACCGTGGTGATTGTTGTGGGGGCACAGAAAACTTGTCCAAAGAACTGCCGGTGTGATGGGAAAATTGTCTATTGCGAGTCCCATGCCTTTAAAGACATTCCTCAGAATATTTCAGGTGGCTCCCAGGGATTGTCTCTACGTTACAACAGCATCCAAAAGTTGAAGTCTAACCAGTTCTCTGGCCTTAACCAACTGGTCTGGCTTTACCTTGACCACAATTACATTAACTCGGTGGATGAGGATGCCTTCCAGGGTATCAGGCGGCTAAAGGAGCTCATTCTGAGCTCTAACAAAATTACTAACCTAGCCAATACCACTTTTCACCCTGTCCCCAACTTGAGGAATTTGGATCTATCCTACAACAAACTGCAAATGCTTCAATCTGAACAGTTCAAAGGTCTTCGGAAGCTTTTAAGCCTGCACCTACGGTCCAACTCACTAAAAACAGTGCCAGTTCGGGTTTTTCAGGACTGTCGAAATATGGAATTTTTGGATGTGGGATATAATCGTCTCAGGAGCTTGTCTCGTAATGCCTTTGCTGGTCTCCTGAAGCTAAAGGAGCTCCACCTGGAACATAATCAGTTTTCAAAGGTGAACTTTGCCCACTTTCCTCGCCTCTTCAACTTACATTCTCTCTATTTGCAGTGGAATAGGATTAGATCTATCAGTCAAGGATTAAGTTGGACTTGGAGTGCACTGCACAACCTTGACCTGTCAGGGAATGACATACAGAGCATAGAACCTGGGACCTTCCAATGCCTCCCTAATTTGCAGAAGCTCAACCTGGATTCGAATAAACTCACCaatgtcacccaggaaaccataaaTGCTTGGATATCTCTGACCTCTATAACTCTTTCTGGAAACATGTGGGAATGCAGTAAAACTATTTGCCCTCTGGTGTTCTGGCTCAAGAACTTTAAGGGAAACAAAGAGACCACCATGATATGTGCTGGACCTAAACACATCCAAGGCGAGAAGGTTATTGATGCTGTGGAAACCTACAATATCTGCAATGAAACCCCTGTGTTGGTGACTGAAAGAGCTTATCAGACAACCAAAGCACCCCCAAAACCCCAGTTTGTTCCCAAGCCTACTGTCTACAAGTTGGAGAGTGTTCCACCAACTTTATACACTCCTAGCCCTTCCTCAGGTCTGCAGACACCCATGGCTGAACAAGAATACGAGCATGTTTCTTTCCATAAAATCATAGCTGGAAGTGTGGCCCTTTTCCTATCTGTGGCCATGATTTTACTCGTCATTTATGTATCGTGGAAACGATATCCAGCCAGCATGAAGCAATTGCAACAAAGTTCAATGatgaaaaggagaaggaaaaaggcCAGAGAGTCAGAAAGACAGATAAGCTCCCCATTACAGGAGTACTATGTGGACTACAAACCTTCCAACACAGAACCCATGGATGTATTGGTAAATGGATCAGGACCCTGTACATATACAATCTCTGGCTCCCGGGAATGTGAG